In one window of Reinekea forsetii DNA:
- a CDS encoding glycosyltransferase family 4 protein, with the protein MKVLWINHFVPYPAKGGLLIRTSNLITACVIAHHIDLVALIQPRLVRAYSPSLALGLERSRAALTRLVRTLYTVNIPSERSALHRLVTLIRSTLTNRPYSVSWLASDAAKELIHKLLLAQDYDLIHLDTAALLPLLPMNLKVPVVVNHHNAEHHMMWRRAQQERNWLKKLLFFDEARKIMHFDSNNLGRVSHNIVCSEDDKKRIEALGVEATRVSIVPNSVSVPEQSQRSPDKHKLLFVGGLNWYPNKKGIEWFLRNIWPTLSAQYKDLSLDIIGKYPSKTMIHLVAGSERVRLHGYVEDIGLYYRNALAFISPIFDGGGTKLKVLDAMANAIPVIGNSLAFEGIDVTDQLNAFIANDSRSYGAAIGLLSEGHKGADAGRRAQALVAEKYSAIKVGNAYSMLIQSLAQGAA; encoded by the coding sequence ATGAAAGTACTCTGGATTAACCATTTTGTACCCTACCCGGCAAAGGGTGGGCTGTTAATTAGAACCTCAAATCTTATAACGGCCTGCGTGATAGCGCATCATATTGACCTGGTCGCATTGATCCAGCCTAGACTGGTGCGGGCCTATTCACCCTCCCTGGCGCTTGGGCTTGAACGATCGCGCGCAGCCTTAACCAGACTTGTCCGTACGCTCTACACGGTGAATATCCCCTCGGAACGCTCAGCACTTCATCGCCTGGTCACCCTTATCCGGTCCACGCTCACAAATAGACCCTATTCGGTTAGCTGGCTAGCATCCGATGCCGCCAAGGAGTTGATTCACAAGCTGCTCTTAGCTCAAGACTATGATCTGATCCATTTGGATACCGCCGCATTACTACCCCTACTACCGATGAACCTTAAGGTTCCGGTCGTGGTAAACCACCATAATGCGGAACACCATATGATGTGGCGCAGAGCTCAACAAGAACGCAACTGGCTTAAAAAACTTCTCTTCTTTGATGAAGCGCGAAAAATCATGCATTTCGATAGCAACAACCTGGGCAGGGTTAGCCACAATATCGTCTGCTCTGAAGATGACAAAAAACGCATCGAAGCGCTCGGGGTAGAGGCCACTAGGGTCTCTATCGTGCCCAATTCGGTTTCCGTTCCAGAGCAAAGCCAAAGGAGTCCAGACAAGCACAAGCTGTTGTTCGTTGGGGGTTTAAATTGGTATCCCAATAAGAAGGGCATTGAATGGTTCCTCCGGAATATCTGGCCTACCCTGTCTGCACAGTACAAGGATTTGAGCTTGGATATTATTGGCAAGTATCCTTCTAAAACCATGATTCACTTGGTAGCCGGTTCAGAACGGGTTCGTTTACATGGCTATGTTGAGGATATAGGCCTGTATTACCGCAACGCCCTAGCCTTTATCTCGCCCATTTTCGATGGCGGCGGCACCAAGCTCAAGGTTCTGGATGCTATGGCCAACGCAATACCGGTTATCGGCAATAGCCTGGCATTTGAAGGTATTGATGTCACTGATCAACTGAATGCCTTTATTGCCAATGACAGCCGGTCATATGGGGCAGCCATAGGCCTATTGTCAGAGGGCCATAAGGGCG
- a CDS encoding ABC transporter ATP-binding protein — MKMLYGSLFRLIGKKNRTRVLLLQILFLLTALFQVAGIASIAPFITMVSNPAFINTNTYLAFLFNLYAFESDSQFIISYALSVILLIIVSNSIASYSLWKLFQISMRLGAHVQRTIYKSYLDNDYTFFAINNSSRLISQITQEIPRMVYMVVQPILTLISQLFIAALIIVGLLIIDISIALTATAIVVSVYFLIFKLIRSRVVESGNLISTLNLTKLKLLDESIGGIKEVKLKGTEDYYKQQVDRVTVRGLSASAYIALAGDLPRFMVETVVFASILGLSIYILLTSGTANEALSTISLYAMAGYKLLPAAQSIYRAYSQIRANGSVVLALAHEIEKSTAHDSPLRTLGNEPAPEGDIVFNDVAFRYPNTAKFALARCNLRIAKNKITAFVGTSGAGKSTAVDLLLALLVPTCGTITVGDISLDKQNIKAWRQKIGYVAQTIFILDASFRENIALGVPEAEVDPIRLKKAAQLANIYDFIAECDGGFNFKLGERGAKLSGGQKQRIGIARALYQDPAILVLDEATSALDNVTEQLIMNDILSLAQTRTIVMIAHRLTTVENADNIFVFKLGKIEDQGTYQSLANNSLEFKALLSAGKGSHK; from the coding sequence ATGAAAATGCTTTACGGGTCCCTGTTTAGATTGATTGGCAAAAAAAATAGAACGCGAGTTCTGCTCTTGCAGATTCTTTTTTTGCTCACGGCGCTGTTCCAAGTTGCAGGCATAGCCTCGATCGCACCTTTTATCACCATGGTGAGCAACCCGGCCTTTATCAATACTAATACCTACCTCGCCTTCCTGTTCAATCTTTATGCTTTCGAATCGGACAGTCAATTTATCATCTCCTATGCACTGTCCGTCATCCTCCTTATTATCGTCAGCAACAGCATAGCGTCATACAGCTTATGGAAACTATTTCAAATATCAATGCGCCTGGGCGCCCATGTCCAACGGACTATTTATAAAAGCTATCTCGATAATGACTACACCTTCTTTGCCATTAATAACAGCTCGCGCTTAATCTCGCAAATAACCCAAGAAATCCCGAGAATGGTCTATATGGTTGTGCAACCCATACTCACCCTTATCTCGCAGCTCTTTATTGCAGCGCTCATTATAGTTGGCCTATTGATTATCGATATCAGCATTGCCTTAACAGCAACAGCAATCGTTGTGTCGGTGTACTTTTTAATCTTTAAACTGATCCGGTCAAGAGTGGTTGAGAGCGGCAATTTGATTAGCACACTCAACCTTACAAAATTGAAGTTATTGGACGAAAGCATAGGCGGGATTAAGGAAGTTAAACTCAAGGGCACAGAAGACTATTATAAGCAGCAAGTTGATCGGGTGACCGTGCGTGGGCTGTCCGCGTCGGCCTATATTGCCCTGGCAGGCGACTTACCCCGGTTTATGGTTGAGACCGTGGTGTTCGCCTCTATTCTGGGCTTGTCGATCTACATCTTACTCACCTCGGGTACCGCCAATGAGGCCCTGAGCACCATCAGCCTCTATGCCATGGCGGGTTACAAGCTGCTGCCGGCGGCTCAGTCGATCTATAGGGCCTACTCGCAGATCAGAGCGAATGGCTCGGTGGTGCTTGCGCTCGCTCACGAGATTGAAAAAAGCACAGCTCACGATAGCCCGCTCAGAACACTCGGGAATGAACCCGCACCAGAGGGCGACATTGTTTTTAACGATGTGGCATTCCGCTATCCGAATACCGCTAAGTTCGCCTTGGCTCGGTGTAATTTGCGCATTGCAAAAAATAAGATCACCGCCTTTGTCGGCACCTCAGGCGCCGGAAAAAGCACTGCGGTAGATTTGCTGCTCGCCCTACTCGTGCCAACATGTGGCACCATTACGGTCGGCGACATTTCGCTCGATAAACAGAATATTAAAGCCTGGCGCCAGAAGATTGGCTACGTGGCACAGACTATATTTATCTTGGATGCATCCTTTCGAGAAAATATCGCCCTCGGCGTACCCGAAGCAGAGGTCGACCCGATACGGCTAAAAAAGGCTGCTCAGCTGGCAAATATTTACGACTTCATAGCAGAGTGTGACGGTGGCTTCAACTTCAAGCTGGGTGAGCGGGGCGCAAAACTCAGTGGTGGCCAAAAACAACGTATCGGCATTGCCCGGGCGCTATACCAAGACCCCGCTATATTGGTATTAGATGAGGCGACAAGCGCTTTGGATAATGTCACGGAACAACTCATTATGAACGACATACTGAGCTTAGCGCAAACCAGAACCATCGTCATGATCGCGCATAGACTGACCACGGTAGAGAATGCCGATAATATTTTCGTGTTTAAGCTGGGTAAAATTGAGGATCAGGGCACCTACCAAAGCCTGGCCAACAATTCCCTAGAATTTAAAGCACTGCTTAGCGCAGGCAAAGGTAGTCATAAATAA
- a CDS encoding glycosyltransferase, with the protein MSNLAPGTRLRVLHILSGDLWAGAEAQAHTLLKNLRPLCDVSAILLNEGELANRLRADDIDVTILNEARLSSRKIFTSLRAHIRQLKPDVVHTHRQKENILGALANATTLRALCVRTVHGAPEFSGNWRTRLQRSLERWVGQHYQALFIAVSHELKDQLSIDYPGHRISTVPNGVDVAVLRAQVGPVDFRAVHPNKKHLGIIGRLVPVKRIDIFLEIAARLRQENNSDFQFHIIGDGPARPLLEGQVRDLNIGDRVTFHGHRDDIPSIIAALDAVLICSDHEGLPMVALETLALDTLLIAHNIGGLSELADYNTALLTRPNSPASYYKTLTGIADFSLATENFSHHAKKNSEQTMALYSAMTAGP; encoded by the coding sequence ATGTCTAATTTAGCCCCCGGCACGCGACTCAGGGTTCTGCATATCCTATCCGGCGATCTATGGGCCGGCGCCGAGGCACAGGCCCATACCCTGCTAAAAAACCTCAGACCCTTGTGCGACGTAAGCGCCATCTTGTTAAACGAGGGCGAACTGGCAAACCGATTGCGCGCCGACGATATAGACGTGACCATATTGAATGAGGCAAGACTGTCGAGCCGAAAAATATTCACCAGTTTACGTGCTCATATACGACAGCTAAAACCCGATGTGGTTCATACCCATCGCCAAAAAGAAAATATCCTCGGCGCTCTGGCCAATGCAACAACACTCAGAGCGCTGTGCGTCAGAACAGTACACGGTGCGCCTGAGTTTTCGGGTAATTGGCGGACCCGGTTACAGCGGAGCTTGGAAAGATGGGTCGGCCAGCACTATCAAGCGCTTTTTATTGCGGTCTCGCATGAACTCAAAGACCAGCTATCGATCGACTATCCCGGCCATCGGATCAGCACAGTCCCTAACGGTGTCGACGTAGCGGTATTAAGGGCCCAGGTCGGACCGGTTGACTTCAGGGCCGTGCATCCGAACAAAAAACACCTAGGTATTATTGGCCGCTTAGTGCCGGTCAAGCGCATCGATATATTCCTCGAAATTGCCGCGCGCCTGAGACAGGAAAACAATAGTGATTTTCAATTTCATATCATCGGTGATGGTCCGGCCAGACCCCTACTGGAGGGCCAGGTGCGCGATTTAAATATAGGAGATCGGGTCACATTCCATGGCCATCGAGACGATATTCCGAGCATCATTGCAGCCTTGGATGCCGTCCTCATCTGCTCCGATCATGAGGGCTTGCCCATGGTCGCGCTGGAAACCTTGGCGTTGGATACGCTCTTGATCGCGCACAATATCGGTGGCCTGTCCGAACTGGCAGACTACAACACAGCGTTATTAACTCGGCCCAACAGCCCGGCTAGCTATTACAAAACGCTCACCGGCATTGCAGATTTTTCGCTTGCAACCGAAAACTTTTCTCACCATGCGAAAAAAAATAGCGAGCAGACCATGGCGCTCTATAGCGCCATGACAGCTGGACCATAG
- a CDS encoding glycosyltransferase family 2 protein, with product MIILFFWLCVFCSLYSYFLYPLLLLIGVKKYAKASVITNPRTDHLLNYSLIVTAYNEAQRIEEKIINLLALEFDPARLELIIASDCSDDGTDALVASFSDRGIVLVRAPQRLGKENAQWSAIQRATGDVLVFSDVATLMQVDAIEKLDRHFQRGDVGAVSSEDRFVGTQGAVAGEGFYVRYEMWLRRQESRLGGLVGLSGSFFAARRDLCRQWDIHSPSDFNTALNCARAGLQSISAPDVLGFYADLKDPSKEYARKVRTVLRGMTGLSRHPEVLNVSRFGFYAVQVFSHKLMRWAVPWFLLALLLVSASLAGVGGFYRLALIGQILFYATAGLAHLSERMRALAPIRLIYFFVQVNLALMDSALKFFSGTRMTTWKPSAR from the coding sequence TTGATTATTTTATTTTTTTGGCTCTGTGTTTTTTGTTCGCTCTACAGCTATTTTTTGTACCCGTTGCTGTTGCTTATTGGGGTTAAAAAATATGCCAAAGCGTCGGTAATAACCAATCCAAGGACGGATCATTTGCTGAACTATTCGCTCATTGTTACTGCCTATAATGAAGCGCAGCGGATCGAAGAGAAAATTATTAATTTACTCGCCTTAGAGTTTGATCCGGCGCGCTTAGAACTCATCATCGCCTCCGATTGCAGCGACGATGGTACCGACGCCCTAGTGGCCAGCTTCTCGGATCGCGGCATAGTATTGGTTCGGGCCCCGCAACGATTGGGCAAGGAAAACGCGCAGTGGTCGGCGATCCAACGGGCCACTGGCGATGTCCTCGTGTTCTCCGATGTCGCCACTTTGATGCAGGTCGATGCGATCGAGAAATTGGATCGGCACTTTCAACGGGGCGATGTCGGCGCCGTCTCCAGTGAGGACAGGTTTGTCGGCACGCAGGGCGCGGTTGCCGGAGAGGGCTTTTATGTCCGGTATGAAATGTGGTTGCGCCGTCAGGAAAGTCGCTTAGGCGGGTTGGTAGGACTCAGTGGCTCCTTTTTCGCGGCTCGTCGGGACCTGTGCCGGCAATGGGATATCCATTCTCCGTCGGACTTTAACACCGCGCTTAATTGTGCCCGGGCCGGTTTGCAATCGATCTCGGCGCCCGATGTATTGGGTTTTTATGCGGATTTAAAAGATCCGAGTAAAGAATACGCGCGCAAGGTGCGCACGGTGTTGCGCGGTATGACCGGGTTGTCACGCCACCCTGAGGTGCTCAATGTGAGTCGGTTTGGATTCTATGCCGTTCAAGTATTCAGCCACAAACTGATGCGTTGGGCCGTGCCCTGGTTTCTGCTGGCGCTGTTGTTGGTGTCGGCGAGCCTAGCCGGTGTGGGCGGATTTTATCGACTCGCCCTGATCGGCCAGATACTGTTTTACGCCACGGCCGGTCTTGCCCATCTCAGTGAGCGGATGCGCGCATTGGCGCCCATTCGTTTGATCTATTTTTTTGTTCAGGTCAATCTAGCGCTGATGGATTCGGCGCTAAAGTTTTTCTCTGGCACCCGCATGACCACATGGAAGCCATCGGCCCGATGA
- a CDS encoding DegT/DnrJ/EryC1/StrS family aminotransferase, translating to MRWQSLPPAGNTIRLDSSAESLGQLLPGYQLVWLNSGTAALAFSLVQLKMRYPAVSQPEVIIPGYCCPDLVAAALFAGFIPRVVDICVDDPSYDLAQLECALTQRTLAVIAINFLGIAERLSELRRLLAPWPKVGLIEDNAQWFPDAHEVAGLQGDYVTFSFGRGKAVSLLGGGLVAVKEGLALFDLKLSTEAGSPSWRLKVRLLALLSQPWAYSWMEQLPFLKLGATRYHALDNICLMSAAKLLRVRANVTHYRSLSRFAEQGLKARIASTHNGLHALLTSPRCRRLLRFPLLSHRSADRARLTENSALRGLGVSRLYNGALSELEGISELALQMGPLPNAVSFARRLLTLPTHQQVKACHLAAITTLVATDK from the coding sequence ATGAGGTGGCAGAGTTTGCCACCGGCCGGAAATACCATTCGGCTGGACAGCAGTGCTGAATCCTTAGGTCAGTTACTACCCGGCTATCAGTTGGTTTGGTTGAACTCCGGCACCGCCGCGCTCGCCTTTAGTTTAGTGCAACTAAAAATGCGCTATCCAGCCGTGTCGCAACCGGAAGTTATTATCCCCGGTTACTGTTGTCCCGATCTAGTCGCGGCAGCTCTGTTCGCGGGTTTCATACCCAGGGTCGTCGATATCTGTGTCGATGACCCCAGCTACGATCTCGCGCAGCTGGAATGCGCCTTAACGCAGCGTACCCTAGCAGTGATCGCCATTAACTTTTTGGGCATTGCCGAGCGACTGTCTGAGCTTCGTCGATTGCTCGCACCGTGGCCCAAGGTCGGGCTTATAGAGGACAATGCCCAATGGTTTCCCGATGCGCATGAGGTCGCTGGCCTGCAGGGTGATTACGTGACCTTCTCGTTCGGCCGCGGTAAGGCCGTGAGTTTGTTGGGTGGCGGTCTGGTGGCGGTAAAAGAGGGGCTAGCGTTATTCGACCTTAAGTTGAGTACCGAGGCCGGGAGCCCAAGCTGGCGCCTCAAGGTAAGGCTCTTGGCTCTCCTGTCGCAGCCGTGGGCATACTCTTGGATGGAGCAACTGCCGTTTCTAAAACTGGGTGCGACGCGCTACCACGCCTTGGACAACATTTGTCTGATGTCAGCTGCTAAGCTGCTGCGGGTTCGGGCCAATGTGACTCACTACCGCTCATTAAGCCGTTTCGCTGAACAGGGATTGAAAGCGCGCATCGCTTCTACGCACAATGGTTTGCATGCACTGTTGACCAGCCCGCGCTGTCGACGCCTGCTGCGTTTTCCATTGCTAAGCCACCGGTCGGCGGATCGCGCCAGGCTGACTGAGAATTCGGCACTGCGTGGGCTGGGTGTGAGTCGGCTGTACAACGGTGCGCTGTCCGAACTTGAGGGCATATCTGAATTGGCCTTGCAGATGGGGCCTTTGCCCAATGCCGTGAGCTTCGCCCGCCGGCTGCTAACCTTGCCCACGCACCAACAGGTCAAAGCGTGTCACCTAGCAGCTATCACAACGCTAGTTGCAACGGATAAATGA
- a CDS encoding tetratricopeptide repeat protein, which translates to MRKLSITTLVALYVLSFMIACSDNTQIEKAASFLDRSVRYEQQGQFRAALIEIRNALQADPSDPLLIVHYARLLTRIGSPNQAEALFKNQSDSIDAIRLAYAEVLLLQGKTISAQELLAGWQPNTLEQAEFNRLQALQTYLAGHQQEALKQYRVLVNNPATTLSTKREFVSLLLQSRLHDEAQQWTTQLLAQWPNDPIMLYYDARLAYNANRLEAAAAALTEALVHLPETDMLLSDRLQVLELLSTVLTAQGRPAEALEYSRLIRTANPEAFLARQQYKDALAAASIGDLATAKDAFAEILNQFPDNQQAALLLGLINFEEGDLASAEALLSANLNAETAPVTLIQATALAQAEQGKADQALAVLQRALLARPDDLGLLSLYGVICLNNQQEQQGVQALRKALRLDPSKTRLHLLLAQYYVGQARMEPALAQLRAAFAENIQDWSSTGLYLTLLVRQQQTTEIQTVRERIGAEFATDPSALWLMAVADVQLGNSRSAIALLATLHTRVPNNPNVISALARLHQQNGEPDRAAELWLEAIRVSPTNSGLVQSLVAAKAQSLPVDTLPIWLIEQAEARPDIALPLHAAAVELLINQGQLAAAQTLASPYHSNDQPLAHAIRANVLRAEGIAQAEAGDWAGALKTVDRAIALMPNNSQLTLLAAKIDIQLADALSARYRLQGLIAEQPNNAEAFTALAGISMANGASELARSQYQQALAANPEWVPALNNLAWLVRSEDPAQALLYAAAAAELAPGSAAVLDTYGWILHLNGQPAKALQILDAALGIEPENEEIREHRRAVAG; encoded by the coding sequence ATGCGTAAATTATCGATCACCACTCTTGTTGCGCTCTATGTCTTGAGCTTTATGATCGCTTGCTCAGACAATACTCAGATCGAAAAGGCCGCCAGCTTTTTGGATCGCAGTGTCCGCTATGAACAGCAGGGCCAATTTCGCGCCGCGCTAATTGAGATTCGCAATGCTTTACAGGCCGACCCAAGCGATCCCCTCTTGATCGTGCACTACGCGCGCTTACTAACGCGTATTGGTAGCCCAAACCAGGCCGAGGCGCTCTTCAAAAACCAAAGCGACAGTATCGATGCCATTCGCCTGGCCTATGCTGAGGTGCTGTTATTGCAAGGTAAAACCATTTCGGCCCAAGAGTTGCTGGCCGGCTGGCAGCCTAACACCCTCGAACAGGCGGAATTTAACCGATTACAGGCCCTGCAGACCTATCTGGCGGGCCATCAACAGGAGGCATTAAAACAGTATCGCGTGCTCGTCAATAACCCGGCCACGACCCTGAGCACCAAGCGGGAATTTGTTTCCCTGTTATTGCAAAGCAGGCTCCACGACGAAGCGCAGCAGTGGACTACCCAACTCTTGGCGCAGTGGCCCAACGACCCGATTATGCTCTATTACGACGCCCGCCTGGCCTATAACGCCAACCGACTCGAGGCCGCAGCGGCAGCGCTTACCGAAGCGCTGGTGCACCTGCCCGAGACCGATATGCTGTTAAGCGACCGGCTGCAGGTTTTAGAGCTGCTCAGCACTGTCTTAACCGCTCAGGGTCGCCCGGCCGAGGCACTGGAATACAGCCGTCTGATCCGCACGGCCAATCCGGAAGCCTTCCTTGCCCGCCAGCAATATAAGGATGCCCTAGCCGCCGCCAGCATCGGTGACTTGGCGACGGCCAAGGATGCTTTTGCAGAGATTCTCAATCAGTTCCCAGATAACCAGCAGGCCGCCCTGCTATTGGGTCTAATTAACTTCGAAGAGGGTGATCTGGCAAGCGCTGAAGCGCTGCTGTCGGCCAACCTCAATGCCGAAACCGCGCCGGTGACCCTGATTCAGGCGACCGCACTGGCTCAGGCCGAGCAGGGCAAAGCCGACCAAGCCTTGGCGGTCTTGCAACGGGCCCTACTGGCCCGGCCCGATGACCTGGGGCTGCTGTCCCTATACGGTGTGATTTGCTTAAACAACCAGCAGGAACAACAGGGGGTGCAAGCCCTGCGCAAGGCCCTGCGGTTGGATCCCAGTAAAACCCGCTTACATCTACTGCTGGCGCAATACTATGTCGGCCAGGCACGCATGGAACCCGCCCTGGCGCAACTGCGCGCGGCCTTTGCCGAGAATATCCAAGACTGGTCGAGCACCGGGCTGTACCTGACGCTGCTGGTTAGGCAACAACAGACCACCGAAATACAGACCGTGCGCGAGCGCATCGGCGCCGAGTTCGCAACCGACCCCTCGGCGTTGTGGCTGATGGCCGTGGCCGATGTCCAGCTCGGTAACAGTCGTTCAGCCATCGCCCTGTTGGCGACCTTGCACACACGGGTGCCCAATAATCCCAATGTCATTTCTGCCCTGGCTAGGCTGCATCAGCAGAACGGTGAACCGGATCGCGCCGCCGAGCTCTGGCTGGAGGCGATTCGCGTCAGTCCGACCAACAGTGGCCTGGTGCAGTCTTTGGTGGCGGCCAAGGCGCAATCCTTGCCGGTCGATACACTGCCGATCTGGTTGATCGAACAGGCCGAGGCCCGCCCGGACATCGCCTTGCCGCTGCATGCGGCCGCAGTCGAATTGCTGATTAATCAAGGTCAGTTGGCGGCGGCCCAGACGCTTGCCAGCCCATATCACAGCAACGATCAGCCCCTAGCGCATGCCATCAGGGCCAATGTGTTGCGTGCGGAGGGCATTGCTCAGGCCGAGGCGGGCGACTGGGCGGGCGCCTTAAAGACGGTTGATCGGGCTATCGCATTGATGCCCAACAACAGCCAACTGACCCTGCTAGCAGCCAAGATCGATATTCAGCTGGCCGACGCACTGAGCGCGCGGTATCGATTGCAGGGTCTCATCGCGGAACAGCCTAACAATGCTGAGGCCTTTACTGCTCTAGCGGGCATCAGCATGGCCAATGGTGCCAGCGAATTGGCCCGCAGCCAATACCAACAGGCACTGGCCGCAAATCCAGAGTGGGTGCCGGCACTCAACAACCTGGCCTGGCTGGTCCGTAGCGAGGATCCCGCTCAGGCCCTACTCTACGCGGCAGCAGCGGCCGAACTGGCGCCGGGTTCTGCCGCGGTGTTGGATACCTATGGCTGGATCTTGCATCTCAATGGCCAACCAGCAAAAGCCTTGCAGATACTGGATGCGGCCTTAGGGATTGAGCCAGAGAATGAGGAGATAAGAGAACATCGACGCGCGGTGGCGGGCTAG
- the prsR gene encoding PEP-CTERM-box response regulator transcription factor, which translates to MDLSARTLLIIEDDEGLQSQFKWHFDGLATTLVTTSTVQEALTLVRQYQPRVIIQDLGLPPDAEGVSEGFRCIAAVLSIAPRSKIIVLTGKDEHRNALKAISLGAFDFYLKPLDTDRLDHVVERAFHLAQLEWENRQSLDASEPLPGLITANPQMRNICRMIDKIAQSKITATLLGESGTGKEVLARAIHSQSADRDRPFVAINCAAVPENLIESELFGYEKGSFTGASTSNIGKIEQAMGGTLFLDEIGDMPLALQAKVLRFLQERMIERVGGRKEIRIDLRVVCATNKNLQQMVQAGTFRADLFYRICEIVIDIPPLRERGNDPILIAHHILKRYCQEVAVKPMVFSYDALQAIGHYSWPGNIREVENRIKRAVVLAENTLIQAADLALQAPTRKPLAINIKEARKNAEVEAIHSALALSQRNISSAAKLLGVTRPTLYDLLKKYNLFIDHS; encoded by the coding sequence ATGGACCTGTCAGCCAGAACGCTATTAATTATTGAAGACGACGAGGGCTTGCAGAGCCAATTTAAATGGCATTTTGATGGACTCGCAACCACCCTGGTAACGACGAGCACCGTCCAGGAAGCGCTGACGCTCGTGCGCCAATACCAGCCGCGGGTCATCATTCAGGACCTGGGTTTACCACCCGATGCCGAAGGCGTCAGCGAGGGATTTCGTTGCATCGCTGCGGTCCTGAGCATTGCACCGCGCAGTAAAATTATCGTGCTAACTGGTAAAGATGAACATCGCAATGCGCTCAAGGCGATCTCCTTAGGCGCCTTTGATTTCTATTTAAAACCGCTCGATACCGACCGACTCGATCACGTTGTCGAACGGGCATTTCATCTGGCACAACTGGAATGGGAAAACCGCCAATCGCTCGATGCCTCTGAACCCTTACCTGGACTCATCACTGCCAATCCCCAAATGCGCAATATCTGCCGGATGATCGACAAGATTGCCCAAAGCAAAATCACCGCCACCCTGCTCGGTGAAAGCGGTACCGGCAAGGAGGTATTGGCACGTGCTATCCATAGTCAAAGCGCTGACCGCGACCGACCCTTTGTGGCGATAAATTGCGCCGCCGTACCGGAAAATCTAATCGAGAGTGAACTCTTTGGTTATGAAAAGGGTTCCTTTACCGGCGCCAGCACGAGCAATATCGGCAAGATCGAACAGGCGATGGGCGGCACCCTATTTCTCGATGAAATTGGCGATATGCCATTGGCTCTGCAGGCCAAGGTACTGCGCTTTTTACAGGAGCGGATGATCGAGCGCGTGGGCGGCCGAAAGGAAATACGCATCGATTTGCGTGTTGTTTGTGCGACCAATAAAAACTTGCAGCAGATGGTGCAGGCGGGCACCTTCCGCGCAGATTTGTTTTATCGGATCTGTGAAATTGTGATCGATATACCGCCGCTGCGCGAACGCGGTAACGACCCGATCCTAATCGCCCATCATATACTCAAGCGCTATTGCCAAGAGGTCGCGGTAAAGCCGATGGTGTTCTCCTATGATGCCCTGCAGGCCATCGGTCACTACAGTTGGCCGGGGAATATTCGGGAGGTCGAAAACCGTATCAAGCGGGCCGTGGTCTTGGCAGAGAACACCCTGATCCAGGCCGCCGACCTGGCCCTGCAAGCGCCGACCCGCAAGCCCCTGGCGATCAATATAAAAGAAGCGCGCAAGAATGCCGAGGTGGAGGCCATTCATTCCGCGCTGGCGCTCAGTCAGCGCAACATATCGTCCGCCGCCAAGTTATTGGGAGTCACCCGGCCGACCCTGTACGACCTACTGAAAAAATATAATCTGTTTATCGATCATAGCTAG